Proteins encoded in a region of the Gallalistipes aquisgranensis genome:
- a CDS encoding DapH/DapD/GlmU-related protein → MEDIFKKDLSGAMVSPDEPGYDQLINVIFDTMKTAAEMNAKGWLSPEEVHDYLHRITGREIDPSTTLLPPFYVDYGKNIHIGKGCWIQQGCTFFDRGGITIGDGVFIAPKVNLITINHDPNPDNRSATYGRPIVIEDKVWIGIGSTVLPGVRIGYGSIIGANSVVTHDVPPMTVVGGNPAKFIKKIGAESRK, encoded by the coding sequence ATGGAAGATATTTTCAAGAAAGACTTGTCTGGAGCGATGGTTTCCCCGGACGAACCCGGTTACGATCAACTGATAAACGTCATCTTTGACACGATGAAGACTGCTGCGGAAATGAACGCGAAAGGTTGGCTCTCGCCGGAAGAGGTACACGACTACCTGCACCGCATTACGGGCAGGGAGATTGACCCCAGTACCACGCTATTACCTCCGTTTTACGTGGATTACGGCAAGAATATCCACATCGGTAAAGGTTGCTGGATTCAGCAGGGCTGTACCTTTTTCGACCGTGGTGGCATTACCATCGGCGACGGTGTGTTCATTGCCCCGAAAGTAAATCTCATAACGATCAACCACGATCCGAACCCGGACAATCGTAGCGCGACCTACGGCCGCCCCATCGTCATAGAAGACAAGGTGTGGATTGGCATAGGCTCGACCGTCCTGCCCGGTGTACGGATCGGTTACGGTTCCATTATTGGTGCCAACAGTGTGGTAACGCACGATGTTCCGCCAATGACCGTAGTAGGCGGTAATCCGGCGAAGTTCATCAAAAAGATTGGTGCCGAAAGCAGGAAGTAA